TGATGCCCATGCCGGTGACGACGACGATGGGACGCCCGAGTTTGTCGCGTGGTGCAGTCATGTCGATCCCCCCGGGTGAGCTAGCCAACTGCCTCGACCAGCGCCATGCCTTCGCCGCGCCAGTGTCCGGCTCCGACCACCACAATCTGGGTGGGCGCTCCCTGCATTTCAATCTCAGTGCCGGTCGAATCGTTCGGCGGGAATAGCGCACCGCGCGAGATCGACAGCGCGGCGAGCGCGATGCCGAGCGGGAATTGCGTCTCCATGGTGTGGCCGAACATCGTGCCGGTCGAGCGCACCGGGAAGTCGGCATGGCCCTTCAGGAAGCCGCGCTCTTCGCTCGTCGCGGGCTCTGCACCGGTCGCGCCCGTGATGATCGCGCCTTTGCCTTCGCGCCTGGGCAGTTTGGTCCACAGCTGCTCCAGCGTTGCGGCCATGTCGCCGGGCTGCTTGCGCCGGGCGAGGTCGGCGACGACGCTCGTCAGTCTGGCGAACGGCTTGGCGCCACGCGCTTGCGCATGCGCTTTCGACTCCAGCACGAGGAAGGCGCCGGCAGATCCCAGCGCGAAGCCGGCGTGGTCCTTGCGCGCCCAGACGGGTGCGAATTTGTCCTTGAGGTTGAAATCGCCGAATTCGTAGAGGACGAGCAGGTCCTTGCGCTCGCCATTGTGCGAGCCGCCGACCAGCGCGATGTCGCTCTCGCCCGAGGCGATGCGCGCGAGCGCAATGCGGGCAGCATCGGCGCCGGCGACCTCTTCGCCCATGAAGGTGCGCGAGGTGCCGCCGAGCCCGTGCACGATGGCGATGTTGCCGGCGAGCAGGTTGGAGAGCTGTGCCAGGAACAGCGTCGGCCTGAGATCGCTCATCAGGCGCTCGTTGAGGAAGCCGGGCGCGTTTGCGCCCTTGGCCTCGGCCGTCAAGACGCCGGTGTCGACGTTGAGATCGCGCTCGCCACCGCCGGCGGCCACCACCATGTCGATCTTCGACAGGATGTCCTTGTTGCCCTTGATCCCGGCGGAATCGAGCGCGAGTCCGGCGGCGTAGGTGCCGATGCGCTGCCAGGCTTCCATCTGGCGCTGGTCGCCCTTCTTCGGGATCTGGGCGTCGAAGGAGACGGGCATCAAGGGATGCACGATGTAGGGTGCAAAGCCCTTCTCGTCGACATTGATGCGCTTCTCGGAAAGCGCGGCCCAGTTGGCGTCCAGGCCCTCGCCGAGCGAGGTCGCTAGTCCAATGCCGGTGATCCAGACTTCAGTCTGGCCGGGCCTCGAAGCAGTGTCATTCATGGCGATACGGCCTGTTGCGGAAAGCCGACGCGCTCGGCGACTTTCGCCATGTGGCCGCGTATATCCGCATTGGGGAAGGGAATCAGCGTGAAGGTCAGCGCCGAATTCGCGCGCAGCTTGCCGCCGACCCTGATCTTGGCTTCGGTCATGGCGTAGCCGGAGCCTTCATGGACGAGGCTCGCCTCGATGCTCATGAGATCGCCGGGGAAGACCGAACCGCGGACCTTGGCTTCCTTCACGGCGGCAAGGATCGGCATGCGCTCGAACTTGAGCACGCCGAGCTGAAGCCAGCCCGAAGCCTGCGCCATCGATTCGATCAGGAGCACGCCGGGCATCAAGGGGTAACCCGGGAAGTGCCCCTCGAAGATGGTGCTCTCCTTGGGGACCTGGGCTTCGACGACAATCGTCTTCTCGTCGACCTTGAGGTCGACGATGCGATCGATCATGTGGAAGTATTCGAGTTGCATGACCGCGCCCTTAGGCGCTCGCGCCCTTGGCCGCAACCAGTTCGTCGATGCGGGCGCACAGATTCTTCAGCACGAAATACTGCTCGGTGGTCGCCTTGCCGTCGTTGACCTCCTGGGTCCACTTTTCCAGCGGCAGCTTGATGCCGAATTGCTTGTCGATCGCAAACGCGATGTCCAGGAAATCGAGGCTGTCGATGCCGAGATCGTCGATGGCATGACTATCCGGCGTGATCGTGTCGCGCGGGATGTCGCAGGTTTCAGCGATGATCGTGGCGACCTGATCGAATGTGGAAGACATCACTAAGCCTTTGATATATTGCGGATATTTATCAGATTGTCCAGAGTGGCACGGTGGGTGGGCATCGCGCCCCTGATGACGCCCTCAACCCCCCTCTGGCCGGGTCGAAAGCCCGTATATCGGAGCGACGCCCTGAGTTCAATGGAGCCGGGCAGGCGGCGAGACAGGGCTGGGGATGCCCCGCTGGTGTCCCTTACCCCTCCGTGCCGGGGCGAGACAGGCCTAGATATGCGGCGTGGTGATCTTGACGCAGTCGCGACGGCCCATCAGCACGCAATCCTGGGTCCGGCGCAGGTCCGCGATGTTTACCGCGAGCCAAATTCCGATTGCAGTGAGCGCGATGGTGAAGGCCAGCGCCGCGATGTTGGCGAGCATGCGATGGCGGAAATCGTCCGGCTCGGCGCGGGGTTGCTCGTAGCGCGACAGGTCGGGCGGTTCGGGCACGACGCGCAACGGCTGCACGGTACCGCTACCGCGGGGCGGCGCCGGGGAAGGCGAGGTGCGCGGCCTGAACTGGAGCACCCGGTGCTCGTCGTCAGAGCTTATGGGCCGCTGGGTCGTCATGGGGCGGGGATCACTCCAAAGCAGCGATTTTAGATAGCATACGTGGTGAACGCGTTGCAGGAAATCTTCTCGATACTCGCGTGCATTCGTGCGCTCGCACTATTTGTGCATGGACCGGTCTGGAGCCATTGCGGAACCGGCCCTCATGCCGATACCGGGGCGCGAGGGTTGCGTTGCAACAACAACCAAGGTTGCGCCGCCACCATCGGCTTGTGATCTCGATGTCCTCGCGAACACGTTTTGCCGCCGCATGGCCCATGTCATAGTCGGGGAACCTGAACCCGTCAGTTGCATCCATCCGAAGGGTCTTCGACCATGACCACGACCAACGCGCGCGAGCCGAGAGTGCATCCGGTCCCGATCCTGTCGCTCCGGCCGACGCAGATGACGGTCGGCATGCGCGAGGTCGAGGAGAAGCGCAAGCGCTGGCGCGAGCACGACAAGAAGAAGCAGGCCGATCTGCTCGGCAAGCACATGATCCCTGTCGTCTACGGCCCCGACGCGCGGTACTACGTGATCGACCATCATCATCTCGGCCGCGCGCTGCACGACGAAGGTGTCAAGGAGGTGCTGGTGACCATCGTCGGCGACCTCCGCATGGTCGAGCGCGAGGCGTTCTGGGGCGTGATGGACAACAAACGCTGGGTCTATCCTTACGACGCCAAGGGCGAACGGCGACAGTTCCGCGACCTGCCGAAATCGGTCGCCGATCTCAAGGACGATCCGTTCCGCAGCCTTGCCGGCGAATTGCGCCGCCTCGGCGGCTTCGCCAAGGACACCACGCCGTTCTCCGAATTCCTGTGGGCCGACTTCCTGCGCCGAAAGGTCTCGCGCAAGGTAGTGGACGCCGATTTCGACAAGGCACTCGAGAAGGCGATGTCCGCAGCAAAGAGCAAGGGCGCGATCTACCTGCCCGGCTGGTGCGGTCCGGAAGACGATGACTAGAGGCGTCGCGAATCGCGTGCGGTGATGCCTCACATCAGTCGCGCTGGAAGATCCTGGCGTCGGGATAGGCGCGGCGAGCGTAGGTGACCACCAGCGCGCGGTCCTGGGTGTCCAGGAAGGGCGTTCGGATCCGGTGCGCCCCGACGATGAGATGCCACAGGCCATTGAGCTTCTGGATCACGATCTTCATTTTGAATAGTCCTCGATGACTCCTCATTGCAGCGGATGCCGCTGGTCGTCGCATTGCTTGGGATCGCAGACGCGGCCGTAAAATTCCCATCGCGGCTCGCATTCCGCCGCAAAACACGCCGATGACTGTTAGTTGGTTATGGCTTGTGCCCTGATAAGCCGAATCCCATCACAGTCGCTTGAGTGAAATCAATTTCCGCGCCCATGAAGCCGTCCTGAAACAGAGCCGCCCCATCTCTGTACGGTGGTCGAGCTCATACAGGAGGCGAAGATGCGCCGTCTGGTTTTCGTAATTGCACTGCTCGCGGTCGCTTCGGCAGGAATTTCGGCATCGTTTGCCGCGGTTCATCACGCCAAGTCGTTGACGTTCGCGGAGCGCTTTGCTCCGGCGCTCGAGTTGATGGCGAAGCGCTAGCGGCATAGCGCTCTCCGCCGGGAGCCATGCAGCGGCTGATCGCTCCGGCGTGGACGTCACGTAGTGCCCGTGGACAGGCCGGATGCGGCGACGGCCGGAACAGGCTTGACCTGCCGCAAATCTGCGTCGCTGCGGTCGGTTAAAGTTCGTCGGCATGATTGCCGAAGCAGCGTTGCGCCCCGATGGCGAGGGCGAGGTCGGTTTCAGGTCATGCTGGCCGGAGACACGACCGTGAGCCTCATCTTTCGCATCGTCTTCATCATCGCCGGCGCGCTCACCGCGTTGTTCGTCGCGCGTGACGCCCTGAACTTCACCATCATCCAGACCTTCGTCGCCGTCCTGCTCGTGACGGCCGTCGTGGGCGCTGGAAGTCTCTGGAGCATGCGGCGGAAGACGTGAGCAACGCAGAACGCGGCAGTCCGGCCGGGCTCAGCGAAACCGAGGCCCGGCTGCGGCTGCAACAGGACGGTTACAACGAACTGCCTCGGCCCGAACGGCGCACGCGGCTTCGCATCGTTCTCGATGTGTTGCGCGAGCCGATGCTCGCGCTCCTTCTGTGCGGCGGGCTGATCTACCTGCTGCTCGGCGACCTCCGCGAGGCCCTGCTGCTCGTGGCATTCGGCGCCATCTCCGTCGTGATCACGATCGTGCAGGAAACCCGCACCGAGCGCGTGCTGGAGGCGTTGCGGGAGCTGACAAGTCCGCGAGCGCTCGTGGTCAGGGACGGCGAGCGCCGGCGCATCGCGGGCCGGGACGTCGTCCGCGGCGATCTCGTCATTCTGGCTGAGGGCGATCGGATCCCGGCCGATGCAGTCCTCGTCAGCGCGCGTGATCTGGCGGTCGATGAGTCCCTGCTGACTGGAGAATCGGTGCCGGTTCGCAAGCAGGCCGTCAAGACGCTGGTCGCCAAAGCGTCCTCGACTGAAAAGGCCGCCCTGGCTGAACATCGCCCGGGCGGCGATGACCTGCCGTTCGTGTATTCGGGCTCGCTGGTCGTGCGAGGCGAGGGCCTCGCCGAGGTCGATGCCACCGGCCCTCGCAGCGAGATCGGAAAGATCGGACTGTCGCTGCATGGCCTGCAACAGGAGCCGCCGCGGCTGCAGCAGCAGACCGCACGGCTCGTGCGGCTTTGCTTTCTCGGCGGCGCGGCCATCAGCCTCGCCGCCGTCCTGCTCTACGGAACGTTGCGCGGGGATTGGCTGCAGGCGCTGCTCGGAGGCATCGCGATCGGCATGTCCATGCTGCCTGAGGAGTTTGCCGTCGTCCTCACGGTGTTCATGGCCATGGGCGCCTGGCGGATCTCGAAGGCGCGGGTGCTGACGCGGCGCGCGGCCGCGATCGAGGTGCTGGGCTCCGCGACCTTGCTGTGCACCGACAAGACCGGCACGCTGACGCAGAACCGGATGTCGGTCGCGGAACTGAGGCTGCCCGACGGGGCGAGCGTGCGCCTGGTGTCGTCGCAGGCGGCGCCCATGGGAGCAGAATTTTTCGAGCTGGTGCGTTGCAGTGCTCTGGCGAGTTCGTCCGAACCGTTCGATCCCATGGAGAAGGCCCTGCATGTGTTCGCGCAGGCGAGCCTGCCGGAGGATGAGGCAATCCCGGGTGCCCGGACCTTGATCCGCAGCTACGGCCTGCGCCCCGAACTGCTGGCGATGACCCAGGTCTGGCAATCATCCCAGGCAGTGTTCGCCTCGGCCAAGGGCGCTCCCGAAGCGATTGCGCGCCTCTGCAAGCTGGATGGCCCGGACCAGGACGCGATGCGGGATGCGGTCGCGGCGATGGCGAAGGATGGTCTTCGCGTGCTGGGCGTCGCCGCCGCGGCCTGCGACGGCGAGGCCCTGCCGAGCTCGCAGGAAGGCTTTTCGTTTCGCTTCCTCGGTCTCGTCGGGTTGGCCGATCCGCTTCGTCCGAACGTCGCCGAGGCGGTGGCCGAATGTCGTTCGGCCGGCATCCGCGTCGTCATGATCACGGGCGACTATCCGGCGACCGCCTTGGCGATCGCCGGGCAGGCCGGGCTCGACGTCAACGAGGTCGCAACCGGCGAGCAGATCAAGCTCGCGGACGATAACGGGCTGGAGGCACTGGTCAGGAACGTGAACGTGTTCGCGCGGGTGCTTCCGGAGCAGAAGCTGCGGATCGTTCAGGCCATGAAGCGTAACGGCGAGATCGTCGCGATGACCGGCGACGGCGTCAACGATGCGCCGTCGCTGAAGGCGGCGCATATCGGGATCGCGATGGGTGGCCGCGGCACCGATGTCGCCCGCGAGGCCTCCTCGATCGTCCTGCTCGACGACGATTTCGGCTCCGTCGTTGCATCCATCCGGTTAGGCCGCCGGATCTACGACAATCTGCGCAAGGCCATGGCCTTCATTTTCGCCGTCCACGTTCCGATCGCGGGGCTTGCCCTGCTGCCCCTGGTTTTCGGGCTGCCTCTGGTTCTCGGCCCCGTTCACATCGCGTTTCTGGAGCTGATCATCGACCCCGTCTGCTCGCTCGTGTTCGAAGCCGAGCGGGAGGAGCGCGATGTCATGAGCCGCCCGCCGCGACGTGCCGATGCGGAGCTGTTCTCGTGGGCCTTGGTCGGCTGGAGCGTCCTGCAGGGCGTCGTTGCATTTGTGTTGATCGCGGCGATCTTCGTCGTCGCGCTTCGTTGGGGCGTTCCGCCCGAAGAGGCCCGCACGCTGGCCTTCATCGCGCTCGTCGTCTGCATCGTGGCGCTGGTACTGGCCAACCGGTCCTTCAGCGCGTCCTTCCTGTCTGCCTTCTTCCGTCCGAATCCGGCCTTGCTCTGGATATTCCTGTCGATCGCGTCCATTCTCGCTGCGGCCCTGTTCTGGCCGCCAGCGTCCGGTCTGTTCCGGTTCGGTCCGCTGCACCTCGACGATCTCATGGTCACCCTCGGCGCGGGACTGCTGGTGCTTACGGTGCTCGAACTGCTGAAGCCGATATGGGCACGGCGGTTGCGATTCTAGACGCCGTCCTGGGAGCCGGTCTTCGGCACAGCCTCCGCATGGTGCGGATCTTCCTTGCCGCCGAGGGAGCGATGCAGCCAGCGTTCGACGCGGCGGCCGATCGTGAGCAGCACGAAAGTGAAGGCCAGCGCGACCAGCACGAAAGTGAAGGCCAGCGCGACCAGCACGATCTTCCATTGCCCGGCGCCGCACGCAATGCCGAGACAGGCGGCGAGGAAGGTGCAGGCCGCGCTGGTCAGGCCGCGCACGCGAAAACGATCGCTCTCGTGGACGATGACGCCGGCTCCGAGGAAGCCGATGCCGGTCAGGATGCCCTGGATCACGCGGCTCGCCGCATCGGTGACGTTGCCGTGCTCGCCGAACTGCACCGCGAGCAGCACGACGGTTGCGGTGGAGAGCCCGACGATGCCGAGCGTCTTCAGTCCGATCGGCTTGCCGTGCAGGTCGCGATTGAGGCCGATCGCGCTGCCGGCGAATGTCGCGGTGCCGAGGCGCAGCAGGATTTCGGGCCAATCCATCCCGGTCATGTCTTGTCCGTCACGTCTTCGGCACGCGTCCCATCATGTAGAATTCGTCGTTCGGGCGCATGCCCGTGAAATTCGCCAGCCGGTTCGACAGCGCGAAAAAGGCGGAGATCGCGGCGATGTCCCAGATGTCGTCGTTGCTGAAGCCGTGCGGCGCGAGCGAGGCGAAATCGTCCTCGGAAATCCGTTGCGCGTCGGCCGAGACCTTCATCGCGAAGTCGAGCATCGCCTTCTGCCGCGGCGTGATGTCGGCCTTGCGGTAGTTCACCGCGACCTGATCGGCAATCAGCGGGTTCTTGGCGCGGATGCGCAGGATCGCGCCGTGGGCGATCACGCAATACTGGCACTGGTTGGCGGCCGAGGTCGCGACCACGATCATCTCGCGCTCGGCCTTGCTGAGGCCGCCGTCCTTCTCCATCAGCGCGTCGTGATAAGCGAAGAAGGCGCGGAACTCGTCGGGACGATATGCCAGCGTCAGGAACACGTTCGGCACGAAGCCGCTCTTCTCCTGCACGGCGAGTAGTCGCGTGCGGA
The sequence above is drawn from the Bradyrhizobium amphicarpaeae genome and encodes:
- a CDS encoding acyl carrier protein, with amino-acid sequence MSSTFDQVATIIAETCDIPRDTITPDSHAIDDLGIDSLDFLDIAFAIDKQFGIKLPLEKWTQEVNDGKATTEQYFVLKNLCARIDELVAAKGASA
- a CDS encoding ParB-like protein: MTTTNAREPRVHPVPILSLRPTQMTVGMREVEEKRKRWREHDKKKQADLLGKHMIPVVYGPDARYYVIDHHHLGRALHDEGVKEVLVTIVGDLRMVEREAFWGVMDNKRWVYPYDAKGERRQFRDLPKSVADLKDDPFRSLAGELRRLGGFAKDTTPFSEFLWADFLRRKVSRKVVDADFDKALEKAMSAAKSKGAIYLPGWCGPEDDD
- a CDS encoding beta-ketoacyl-ACP synthase; protein product: MNDTASRPGQTEVWITGIGLATSLGEGLDANWAALSEKRINVDEKGFAPYIVHPLMPVSFDAQIPKKGDQRQMEAWQRIGTYAAGLALDSAGIKGNKDILSKIDMVVAAGGGERDLNVDTGVLTAEAKGANAPGFLNERLMSDLRPTLFLAQLSNLLAGNIAIVHGLGGTSRTFMGEEVAGADAARIALARIASGESDIALVGGSHNGERKDLLVLYEFGDFNLKDKFAPVWARKDHAGFALGSAGAFLVLESKAHAQARGAKPFARLTSVVADLARRKQPGDMAATLEQLWTKLPRREGKGAIITGATGAEPATSEERGFLKGHADFPVRSTGTMFGHTMETQFPLGIALAALSISRGALFPPNDSTGTEIEMQGAPTQIVVVGAGHWRGEGMALVEAVG
- a CDS encoding cation-translocating P-type ATPase, encoding MSNAERGSPAGLSETEARLRLQQDGYNELPRPERRTRLRIVLDVLREPMLALLLCGGLIYLLLGDLREALLLVAFGAISVVITIVQETRTERVLEALRELTSPRALVVRDGERRRIAGRDVVRGDLVILAEGDRIPADAVLVSARDLAVDESLLTGESVPVRKQAVKTLVAKASSTEKAALAEHRPGGDDLPFVYSGSLVVRGEGLAEVDATGPRSEIGKIGLSLHGLQQEPPRLQQQTARLVRLCFLGGAAISLAAVLLYGTLRGDWLQALLGGIAIGMSMLPEEFAVVLTVFMAMGAWRISKARVLTRRAAAIEVLGSATLLCTDKTGTLTQNRMSVAELRLPDGASVRLVSSQAAPMGAEFFELVRCSALASSSEPFDPMEKALHVFAQASLPEDEAIPGARTLIRSYGLRPELLAMTQVWQSSQAVFASAKGAPEAIARLCKLDGPDQDAMRDAVAAMAKDGLRVLGVAAAACDGEALPSSQEGFSFRFLGLVGLADPLRPNVAEAVAECRSAGIRVVMITGDYPATALAIAGQAGLDVNEVATGEQIKLADDNGLEALVRNVNVFARVLPEQKLRIVQAMKRNGEIVAMTGDGVNDAPSLKAAHIGIAMGGRGTDVAREASSIVLLDDDFGSVVASIRLGRRIYDNLRKAMAFIFAVHVPIAGLALLPLVFGLPLVLGPVHIAFLELIIDPVCSLVFEAEREERDVMSRPPRRADAELFSWALVGWSVLQGVVAFVLIAAIFVVALRWGVPPEEARTLAFIALVVCIVALVLANRSFSASFLSAFFRPNPALLWIFLSIASILAAALFWPPASGLFRFGPLHLDDLMVTLGAGLLVLTVLELLKPIWARRLRF
- a CDS encoding MgtC/SapB family protein, which gives rise to MTGMDWPEILLRLGTATFAGSAIGLNRDLHGKPIGLKTLGIVGLSTATVVLLAVQFGEHGNVTDAASRVIQGILTGIGFLGAGVIVHESDRFRVRGLTSAACTFLAACLGIACGAGQWKIVLVALAFTFVLVALAFTFVLLTIGRRVERWLHRSLGGKEDPHHAEAVPKTGSQDGV
- a CDS encoding 3-hydroxyacyl-ACP dehydratase FabZ family protein; the encoded protein is MQLEYFHMIDRIVDLKVDEKTIVVEAQVPKESTIFEGHFPGYPLMPGVLLIESMAQASGWLQLGVLKFERMPILAAVKEAKVRGSVFPGDLMSIEASLVHEGSGYAMTEAKIRVGGKLRANSALTFTLIPFPNADIRGHMAKVAERVGFPQQAVSP
- a CDS encoding peroxidase-related enzyme (This protein belongs to a clade of uncharacterized proteins related to peroxidases such as the alkylhydroperoxidase AhpD.), with protein sequence MTQPAQRFPAPALDTLPDDIRTRLLAVQEKSGFVPNVFLTLAYRPDEFRAFFAYHDALMEKDGGLSKAEREMIVVATSAANQCQYCVIAHGAILRIRAKNPLIADQVAVNYRKADITPRQKAMLDFAMKVSADAQRISEDDFASLAPHGFSNDDIWDIAAISAFFALSNRLANFTGMRPNDEFYMMGRVPKT